One window from the genome of Podospora pseudocomata strain CBS 415.72m chromosome 1 map unlocalized CBS415.72m_1.2, whole genome shotgun sequence encodes:
- a CDS encoding uncharacterized protein (EggNog:ENOG503P33N; COG:S) — protein MKVSTFLSALLVADATVHGLVSPPIGEIAQHEPVRHSERDTHSHDDSELWKRRGGGGGGGRGGGGGGGGGGGGGGSSGTSGSGSTGGGGSSGTRGSPGFNSGGRTSTGTGPAPAYGGGAYYGGGAAVPYRAGRPSPARGVAPLFFGAAFLAFWPGLWLTSAYLYRRPEGFTFYNITTDRRETKPVICACAEDSVCGCDDNDDEQYMKDLIGNGSYAALDKSVIDVANVNGTSTILINGTLPDGTTAPGGTDAPGSAAGDGLRALLENAGWWPVVATVAAVVFTA, from the exons ATGAAGGTTTCCACGTTTTTGTCGGCGCTCCTCGTCGCCGACGCGACAGTACACGGTCTTGTGTCACCACCAATTGGGGAGATTGCACAGCATGAGCCAGTACGACACAGCGAGCGCGACACGCATTCTCATGATGATAGCGAACTCTGGAAGCggagaggcggaggcggtggaggtggtcgcggcggcggcggcggcggcggcggcggtggcggcggtggcggttcTTCTGGTACCTCGGGCTCGGGCTctaccggcggcggcggcagttCTGG GACAAGAGGCTCTCCTGGCTTCAACTCGGGCGGCCGGACCTCAACCGGAACCGGCCCAGCACCCGCATATGGCGGTGGCGCATATTacggcggtggtgccgcAGTGCCTTATAGGGCTGGTAGACCTTCGCCCGCCCGCGGCGTTgcccccctcttctttgGAGCTGCtttcctcgccttctggCCTGGCCTCTGGCTGACCAGCGCTTACTTGTACCGCCGTCCCGAGGGCTTCACTTtctacaacatcaccaccgaccgGAGAGAGACCAAGCCTGTGATTTGCGCCTGCGCCGAGGACAGCGTCTGCGGCTGTGACGACAATGACGACGAGCAGTACATGAAGGACTTGATCGGCAATGGAAGCTACGCGGCCCTCGACAAGTCTGTGATTGACGTCGCCAATGTCAACGGAACCAGCACGATTCTGATCAACGGTACTCTTCCGGATGGCACCACTGCTCCCGGCGGCACCGACGCTCCTGgctctgctgctggtgatggcctGCGTGCTCTTTTGGAGAATGCTGGGTGGTGGCCAGTCGTTGctactgttgctgctgttgtcttCACTGCTTAA